The proteins below come from a single Benincasa hispida cultivar B227 chromosome 4, ASM972705v1, whole genome shotgun sequence genomic window:
- the LOC120076581 gene encoding uncharacterized protein LOC120076581, with product MECSRSKYSWVVLFIAMFIVGTKSGHVQSRGECAPSNPEREAFKMMPCMGASKDENYPVSQRCCDQVRKLGQSTSCLCAVMLSKTAELVGSKPEIAITIPKRCNILERPVGYNCGGYILP from the exons aTGGAGTGTTCAAGATCAAAATACAGTTGGGTTGTGCTATTTATTGCAATGTTTATTGTTGGTACAAAAAGTGGGCATGTTCAATCAAGGGGTGAATGTGCTCCATCAAACCCTGAAAGAGAAGCATTCAAAATGATGCCATGTATGGGAGCTTCAAAAGATGAAAACTATCCAGTTTCTCAAAGATGTTGTGATCAAGTGAGGAAATTAGGACAAAGCACAAGCTGTCTTTGTGCTGTTATGCTGTCTAAAACTGCTGAATTGGTTGGATCTAAGCCTGAAATTGCTATTACTATTCCTAAGCGTTGCAACATTCTTGAACGCCCTGTTGGCTACAACTGTGGAG GATACATACTACCTTGA
- the LOC120075209 gene encoding ras-related protein Rab2BV-like translates to MAYKVDHEYDYLFKIVLIGDSGVGKSNILSRFTRNEFCLESKSTIGVEFATRTLQVEGKTVKAQIWDTAGQERYRAITSAYYRGAVGALLVYDITKRQTFDNVQRWLRELRDHADSNIVIMMAGNKADLNHLRAVSAEDAQLLAEKEGLSFLETSALEALNVEKAFQTILLDIYHIISKKALAAQEAAATPGLPHGTTINVANLSGNYNKRSCCSN, encoded by the exons ATGGCTTACAAGGTGGATCATGAATACGAttatctcttcaagattgtctTGATCGGTGATTCTGGCGTTGGAAAGTCCAATATTCTCTCCAGGTTTACGCGCAACGAGTTTTGTTTGGAATCCAAGTCCACCATTGGAGTTGAATTCGCTACGCGGACTCTGCAG GTAGAAGGGAAGACGGTGAAGGCTCAAATATGGGATACAGCAGGGCAAGAGAGATACCGAGCCATTACGAGTGCTTATTACAGGGGAGCAGTGGGTGCACTTTTGGTATATGATATAACCAAGAGACAAACCTTTGACAATGTCCAAAGATGGCTACGTGAACTGAGAGACCATGCTGATTCCAATATCGTGATCATGATGGCCGGAAACAAGGCGGATCTGAACCATCTCCGGGCAGTTTCGGCCGAAGATGCTCAGCTTTTGGCAGAGAAAGAAGGGCTGTCATTTCTCGAGACCTCAGCTTTGGAAGCTTTGAATGTTGAGAAGGCTTTTCAGACCATTTTGCTTGACATTTATCATATCATTAGCAAGAAAGCTTTGGCTGCTCAGGAAGCCGCTGCCACCCCCGGCCTCCCTCACGGCACGACCATCAACGTCGCTAATCTCTCAGGCAATTACAACAAGAGAAGTTGTTGCTCTAATTGA